The Tachysurus fulvidraco isolate hzauxx_2018 chromosome 4, HZAU_PFXX_2.0, whole genome shotgun sequence DNA window ATATATTAATAAACCTATTGCCCTATTTTCTACATATGTGGATACTGTGCCTAGACCTGCCCTGTGTCCAGTGAGGACTCTTCAGTGTTATGTGGAGGTGACTGAAAGCTAACTAGTTAGTGTGTCTTGTGacctgggggaaaaaaatacatccTAAACTGGTTTTGCTGTCTAACAACTGGGTTTCTATTTTGGGAAGAGAAGTGAATGCCAGGAGAAGTGAATGTCAGGAGCATATCCTCTGTCTGTTAAATACAATTCTGTGAGCATTTTGTCTACACAAATGACACTTGACAGGGTGCAACAGCATCTTCTGCCAGACTAAAAATTGCTTTAATTCATTTGTTCTGTGATATTCTGTGGAACTTTCCGGAGCACCATTTAATACAGACAAAGCCTTTATAGGTGCTCCGGAAAGTTCCGCAGAATATCACAGACTAAAATTTGCTTTAATTCATTTGTTCTGTGATATTCTGCGGAACTTTCCGGAGCACTTATAAAGGCTTTGTCTGTATTAAATGGTGCTTTATGAGGGAAGAGCTTTTGACTAGGTGTGATCAGTTtggtcaaaataaataaacttttatttgcTCTAAAATGATACCAAAAATTtaggtagaaaaaaaataaaaataaaaaatatatatgtgtgtatgtgtgtgtatatatatatatatatatatatatatatatatatatatatatatatatatatatatatatatatatatatatatatatatataagaagcGCAGGTTAATGGTATTACCTAGAGATACTAAGAGGACATCAGTGTTGTCTGTATTGTAATGAAGATTCTTTCAAATTGAgaattcattgtttttattaatatacagtaaaatagATGTATTGAATAGTAGAAAATGGTGCATACAGCTACTGATAGTTGAATGGCCAAACattattttcctcatttttaAGAATTTGATTGAATGTAATGgattattccttttttaaagattaattcaataaaatgattaaacatgtaaacaatTCCAAACAATTTATCAGCACCAAATACACATATCAATGGCTTGATAAAGGTCACCATATCTTTTGAGAATAAAGACACAAAGTGTGGGATGTAAGAGAGGGCTATCTTTTAATACATATCTGTAAATCAGGTGTGATCTATTCAGCTAACTTTTTACCCCAGAAGTGTGGTTTACaaacccccacacccccactTCTACACCAagacaaagaaaacaagaacaaagacaaaaaaatacaaaattctaGAATATTTTAATAGAATTGTAACCAGAAAATGTGTACTCTTATTTGATAATGTTACATCCTCAGTGTCAGTCGTATAGAACCTGTATAGCATAAGTGTATCATTGTACTCAGTATCTCAGTAAGTCACACAAATTGTCCTATATTATCTTTTACATGCATGTGTATCAGGTTAAATGTGGGAAAACAGAAGCAAGATGTACATTTAGATGAGTGATGCTTCTCTGGGCAATAAAGTGAGCATGCTGGGTTATGAGgaaacacatgcacatgtatTGGAGTATTGTGTTTTTCATGTATATAAGGATgcacttatttttttctgtagaaaAACTTATTGGgttgattttttaaaagaataaatctATTGGACACAACACCCCTGATCGCCAGAGTGATCTTTGCACCTTGGTTAATTACAACAGCTCTCCAAACCAAAATGAACCCAAATGGACTTAATTACTGATTATATGATATTACATGATTAAATGATTACAACAGTTGCAGTTGTGAGTAACTTTTTAACAACTTAACAAGTAGAAACTAGCTCATTGTTTTACACATGATGGGTAGATTGGCAAGTTTCTCCACTttggtctttttctttttttgtaggTCTTTGACCTAGTGAACAATGATACCATTAATACAGGATAAGAAgagtctgtcaaatgctgtaaatgtattatagAATATTTAAACTGTCAACATGgtcagaattttatttatttattttttatttatttttaataatatagtatatagtataataatatatatttgtttaaatcaTGTAATTACCAATCACGTAAGTGTCTGCTTCATCAAGGCCTACAGACGTCCACGGAGTTGCCACAATCATGACGGattaagggggtttttacacctggtcacttcatacgtgtgttttctgtgagcagatagctatccgatggtaaaaagaccaggtctaaatgccctccgaaactttttcgagacggatataaatccgatggttcaaaccacttcaggaggtggtctgggacgcatttcagatgaaactggacaggtgtaaatgaatgtggttgttcaagccccatacgtcagcgctatactcctcccaaacggaagtaggtcactcgcaggtgactcacgagtcgtgcatagCACCAGAagcaaatatgttttcccaccagcgctggctccgatctttcacccaggtgtcttgtttggtcttaaaatgcactgctgccgccagcaaaaatgcagcaaacagtaaatgctgtttttttgtagtaatcGCATATACCAAAGCATTTTCCATTTCAACTACCCCGGAAacgaggtaaaatatatttgcatattgggcgggagtaaaaaaATCGGATTGATCTCCGATTCGTCGAGACGCATTTacgtggcctaatgtaaatggaacagttttaacaaatcagatagctatcggatcagagacaacacatgaagtgaccgggtgtaaaaaggccctgagaGTTTCCTTGCATGTGTCTGAAACATAAAGTAGATGGTGATGCTTACTTTACAATGCTGTTTATTTGCATCTAAAAGATTACGAATGAACATTAGAGTAGGCAGTCTTGATTGGGAATCagcattaaataaattcaattcaattcaagtttatttgtagctctttttacaatagacattgtctcaaagcagctttacagaacataaacacagagcagaaggtaaacataattaatgataaaggaaataacgaataataaaagaaataagaattaacagaataaaaattctagattattattagatgtatatagttcacagtgtgtatgtatttattcccctatgagcaagtctgagatgactcaggcagcagtggcaaggaaaaactcccttacattggtaaaggaagaaaccttgagaggaaccggactcaagggggaacccatcctcatatgggtgacactgggggtgtgattataatatacagtcagttaaatgtggtattggtgtgaggttcaaggacttctgatctcctgagtaccacagagtctaactggagatgtctcaggattcttagagtcggcctcggctcagtggacgtccaaaggcttcgtcccacagaggacgttgagagctggtacaatgtctggatgcctcgggatgggtacaaagagagaagcagtggaaagggattaacatatctgctgttcataaaaatgtgctggtctgatgtactggtgcatgatattatgggatgtattatgtgtacgcctgactaaagagatgagtttttaatctacatttaaactgggaaagtgtgtctgcgccccgaacactatcaggaagactattccaaagtttgggagctaaataagaaaatgctctaccacctttagtagacttagatattctgggaactaccagaagccctgagttttgtgatctcagagagcgtgaaggattgtaacgtgttagaagactagttagatacatgggagctaaaccattaagagccttgtacgtaagtagcagcagtttgttgtcaattctatacttaacaggtagccagtgtagagatgataaaattggggttatatggtcatactttcttgtcctagtgagaactctggcagctgcattttggactaactgtaacctatttattaaagatgcaggacaaccacctagtaatgcattacaatagtccagtctagaggtcatgaaggcatgaactagcttctcagcatcagatacagacaggatgtttctcagcttggcaatgtttctaaggtggaagaaggctgttttggtagtatgggcgatatgatttttaaaagtttaaagatttttaaaatataacaccgaggtctttcactgtcgagctactagtaacagtacatccctctaaatgggagttaagttgtgagagtttatgtgcactggtttttggacctatgagtagtatttctgtcttatcggagtttaacaatagaaagttgcagctcatccagtcttttatctctctaaggcactgagttaatttggacactgtggctatttcatctggttttgatgagatatataactgtgtgtcatcagcataacaatggaaactcatcccatgtcttctaataatgttccctaatggaagcatgtatatagagaaaagcagaggtcctagaaccgatccttgagggaccccataattaacgggtagtaaactggaggattcaccatttaattctacaaaatggtatcggtcagacaggtaggatctaaaccagcttaaagcctgaccatgaatacctgtgtaatattgtaagcgatctagaagaatgttgtgatctatagtgtcgaatgcagcactaaggtcaagtagaactaatagtgacatacagtcttggtccgaagctaagaacaagtcgtttgtaactttaacaagtgcagtttctgtgctatgatggggcctgaaacctgactgaaactcttcaaggatgttgctctcctgtaagaaggagctcagttgaacagacacaaccttttcaagtattttagacataaacgggaggtgtgagagaggtctgtaatttgatagttcattagggtctaagttaggttttttgatgagtggcctaataactgccaacttaaaagacttcgggacgtaacctaaagataacgaggagttaatgatattaagaagaggctcaccagctttatgtaacacttctttcagtagtttagttgggatggggtctagtgaacatgttgttgatttagctgtagtaataagtttagtCGAGGGCAAAGCCACAGGATAATTGGGCAATCCATAGATTAACCGTCTATTAGCACTTCATCATGGGAGTCTGAGAAGTGGAAGGTGGACATTTAGAAGCACTTTAGTCAACTaaatgattaaaagaaaaacaatctgTCTTAAACTCATTGTACATCTCTAAACCTCTTGTCTTTTTCTGAAAGTAATTTTGGTTTAAAGAGATTTTCCACATCACCATCTCAGTTTCTACTTTCAGTATCTTATAAAATCGAATCCCAACTGAACAACTACTGTAGTTAATAAGCTATAATTagttatacattattattattttatccatgtcacaaaaacaattaaacatgcgtataatgtattatataaatgttcttTACTGTTCTTGACCTGTATTGATTAATAGTTCGGTGGTAATGGGCTACTTTTAATTACCCCAGAAGTATTACATTATTCCAAGTCTTTTCCTTATTTATGCTCTTTTTCACCCCCTTTGCTTTTCTTAATAACACtgatacatttttttccattccaATGATTCTGACCAAACAGTGAAGCCATATATTAGGAGATTTTTATTACatacgttgttgttgttgttcttgatGATATTCTGCTCATCTGTGTCCCTTTTGTGATGTGATGGGGGAGCAATCTATCAAGTCGCAGAATCATTTGCATTTCTTCAGTTGACTAAAGTGCTTCTAAATGTCCACCTTCCACTTCTCAGACTCCCATGATGAAGTGCTAATAGACGGTTAATCTATGGATTGCCCAATTATCCTGTGGCTTTGCCCTCGGGTTGTATTTAAAGAAGAGACTCGCAGTCTTAGTAAAGTCACTATGATGGAATTGAGGCTTGAGTATACTTGGATCAAGAAGCTCCCATGATTGACTCAGTCTTTCTTGACTCCGCTTTATCTGCTTTTGCTCTctgtaaaatatacaatatatacaaaactGACCAATCAAATGAAGGTAAGTTGCCTGTTTTTGGAAGCTTCTGATTTGTATTGTatcgatttttttatttatttattttttttatagtttttaagTTATgattttgtgctgtttttgtagcAAACACAGATTGCTCTTGACATAACTAGTGCACTGAGAGCTCTGGGATAGACACCAGGCACCCAGCAACTCATTGTAGAGTAACTGGATGGCAGGATTTCACTCTTGACCTACTGAACGATGCTGAATCAAACTCTACATCTATAATTATTTGATGAGCTAAATGGAAAACATTCTCTgaatacagaaagaaatatgCTTTACAAATAATATGGAGGAATCAAATAATTTGGATCTAGTTTGGGGAGGAAATGAGGAGCCATGACACacaccatgacacacacacacaccatatagtTTTGACCCATGTTTCTACTGTATGTGGCCTAATTGCTgctattgttgattatttttatctattattttcACAGTTATCGCGAAACTGATACATATTGCGATGCTGCAATActaattttgttattatttaaattgtatttatttattattatttattattatttaaatatcccATTTAATTATGCTTTTCCCcctcctatttatttatttatttatttatttatttatttattattagtggtgcttgcaaagcatcattattgttattgtgcatacttaataataataataataataataataatattattattattattattccggacactttttcggcacgtaacttgtcccgcagcttttgtcctagacccatgaaggctcattgaggacaggtctcacgtgtagccccaccccaaaatactgttctatgcagtataataagtagaaattcagaatgactgcagttttgacatgaaatgtcaaaacgCTTAGTAggcacttttgtccaaaagtattggcaccccaccgggtattcacgtgacgtcatgtgtagccccgcccccaaaataagcgaaatcatacattttgcacaacatggatgtttcgtatatcaaaacacacagccCAATGAGGAGAAGTGCCTTACGTGTGTTTTGGttatgtcacgtgatgtcacgtgtagccccgcccccaactaaacaaaatcataaattttgcacaacatggatgtgtcgtatatcaaaacactcagcacgatgaggtgaacttgccacgtgcaagcaccattcacattttcttcaggaaatgtacagttctagttatttattattatttaaatatcccATTTAATTAtgcctttttttcctcccttcAGAGAGAAATATCATCTGGTACTCCCACACTGATAACCGTGAAAGACGAATTCACCACAGCTCCGTCTACAAAGAGTTTTACTCATGAATATATTCTAAGGCAACGTCCAGGCAGTGGCAATGAAGAGAAACCATATCAGTGTTCACGTCCTATCGATCTAGAAAGACACCAGAAAGTCCACACGGATGAGGGATATTTCTGCTTGCAGTGTGGGCATAATTATAAGCACTGGtattatcttcatcatcatcaacgcattcatacaggagaaAGACCTTATCGGTGTTCACACTGTGGGGATCGTTTCAGAGAACGCGGTCATCTCCGGCAACATGTCCGCGTTCACACAGGAGAAAAACCGTATAACTGTTTGCAATGCGGGAAGAGTTTCGCTCACCGAGGAAGCTTGCAGatacaccagcgcattcacacggGAGAAAAACCATATCAGTGCTCACATTGTGGGAACAGATTTAATGACCGACGTAACCTTAAACGACACCAGCGcgttcacacaggagagaagccgttCTTCTGCTCTCAGTGTGGAAAGAATTTTTCTTACCAAAGCAGTCTAAAATCACACAAGATTATTCacgagagaaagaaatgaaaagaatattTGTGCTGCAGAAAGTGTTATTGTTTTCAATTATGTTAAAAACACCCAAGTGTTTACATGGAATCCTGATTTCGTACTGACAGGGAACTTGTTGTTCCTTGTCTCGCaccacaatttttatttatttatttttttttagtagcaCAAGAAATTCTTGGATAATGCAATCAGGTCtttcatttgaatttatatttaaataaaatgacaataaagctcaTTGCCACTCCCTACTAACATGGtatattattcatttactaGATTAAAAAGGGCATTAAAAAGAGGATTCTTGtggcattttaattttgttagattttgttgttttgttgcaaTTAAccacttttcagagatttcccCTTTTCCAATTTCAATTATATCAAcatgggggtcacggtggcttagtggttagcacggttgcctgacccgagaagttcagataagcggtagaaaatgaatgaatgaagtataTCAACATTAGGAAAATgtgcagataaatatatttcctttatttaaataaatagcttTTATTGTGCCCGATATCACATTTTTAAGCATGCGTTATTCTACAAAATTTATGTCTAAACATGTCTAAACACATTTGAAgaaacattatttattcagctgaaactttttatttgttttgtttaaatcgGTTCAGTTTAATTtcttaaatgttattttcttcTGATTGCATTACCGGTAACATCTAGTATATTTAGATGCAAATAGAatagattatttattataatacacTTCCAAATATAATCACTCACGGTGCTTCATGAATGTGGTGTTTGTTAACTGTTAACGTGAAATATCAAGAAAAAATAATGGCAGCTAGCATAGTCCCAGAGAACACTCATAATTACTAAAGATAAATAAGTCCTCTTCGTTTCATTTGAAGTCGTACactaaatcattcattcattcatttactaccgcttatccgaacttctcgggtcacgggaagcctgtgcctatttcagctgtttttgggtatcatggcaggatacaccctgcacagagtgccaacccatcacagggcacacacactctaattcactcacacacacgcacactacggacaattttccagagatgccagtcaacctaccatgcatgtctttggaccgggggaggaaacctgagtacccggaggaaacccccgaggcacggggagaacatgcaaactccacacacacaaggcggaggcgggaatcgcaTGAGGTGAAAAGATGTaaaaaccactaagccaccttgccctcCTACActaaatcaaaaaacaaaaatagtacTTTAATCCATATTtacaatgtaaatgtatatgtaaatgtattagaCCCTTTAAATAAACTTAGCTAAACTTAGATAAAGTTTAATGTGCACGAGGTCCCAGGTGCTGATCAACAAAACAGTTTCTCTTGAAAATGTATTACA harbors:
- the LOC113662994 gene encoding gastrula zinc finger protein XlCGF67.1-like, translating into MTETFGNREKHMDQMNTSLVQREISSGTPTLITVKDEFTTAPSTKSFTHEYILRQRPGSGNEEKPYQCSRPIDLERHQKVHTDEGYFCLQCGHNYKHWYYLHHHQRIHTGERPYRCSHCGDRFRERGHLRQHVRVHTGEKPYNCLQCGKSFAHRGSLQIHQRIHTGEKPYQCSHCGNRFNDRRNLKRHQRVHTGEKPFFCSQCGKNFSYQSSLKSHKIIHERKK